The Amaranthus tricolor cultivar Red isolate AtriRed21 chromosome 2, ASM2621246v1, whole genome shotgun sequence genome contains the following window.
AAGTACTCTAGTGACATTGGTAAGAACCTATATACAATCTTACAAATATActcactttgtttgtttttgtttgtcaaGGTTTTCATCAAATTGTGAGAGATTTTTACTCAAagcataacaaataaaaaacgaTAAAAGCGACTTTAtatacaaaatgaaaaacacatGCGTTGTTTTGATGCAAGAAAATAAGAGAGAAGAAATTACatgaaattattaaatttactgATAACAGTTGGAATCTTTCCTTTATTTTgaacatttttatttatttattctttgtttataatatttttaaccaACCATTTAATTTTTCCCATACAAGCAGTTTAAAGTTAAACTTATAAAGTAgctatctaaataaaaatagttttttttattaaattttaaaagattataATTAGGACAATTCATATTAAGTCGTCTTATGAGACAATttgaataaagaatttgtcTAGTATCAAAATTTCTTGGAATTGGATGTTGTATAAATAATTGGGTGTGGGCCGAGACAACTAGGCCATAATAGACTTCTTTTAATGCTTCAATGCCCTTTTATTTAAGGCCAAACTATGACCCCATCATGTGCTAGGGAATGTTTATGCATGGCCTTCCATTTAGGGTGAGGCATGTTGGACTTTTCGTTACAGGAGCTTTTCTTTTTGAGAATCTTGTTCAAGTCGAGAGAGTTTTttgattacatttttttttatgaatatggGTTGTCATCTCTCTTTCCTACCCAAACTCTAATCATTGTTTTCTTAGGCGGAATACACTAGCTAcgaagatgatgaagattatGTTATGTGCACCTTTTGATGGAGTTGTTAAATTTTAGAGAGTAAACATTCGGTAAATTATTGATTGTTGGTAGTTGTTAAATGTTCGGTAAATGATGGAGTTGTTAAATTTTAAAGAGGAAATGTGTTACGGTAGGCTAAGTGAAAATCAACATTGGAATATTGTCTGGAAAAGATTAGTACTTGCTATACAACTGAGACAATTCCGAATTACGAACATACTTTTATATTAACGATttatacatttatttatttatagttaattttGATTATTCTTGGTTTGGACCTTGACTTCTTTGTTTGGGTAAGATCATGCCACATTAGtaataaaaatcaacaattgAATGTTGGAAATATCATGATTTTAAACGttatttatgaaaattctaagatattaataacaatacttgattaatcaaaatgattatgatAGCCAAATTAGTAAtcaaaatgatgatgataaccCATTTTGTTAAAACCACACACGTATATGCTACTCTAAGTACCGAGGTTAATAATATCGTTATATGAGGTTAAAAGTCTTTTAGTAATAATTTTACTTTATAtattttcgatttttttttaattactagtAGCTTTGTAGTTGCCTTTTTGCCCTAATGTCTAGTTGCTCTTAAACTGCTCCGTGTTTTGTTTATCTATCGTCTCTTTAGTTAGTTATTCATTTGTTCTCTTaaatttgttcttttttatttttttatttttttagttatatttttatttaagccTTGTTTTTGCTGGTGTAAATCTTTTTCTGCAAGCAGTGATTTCTTGTGAAAACATTGTCATTTGTATCCTTTTTATGCGGGGCTTCTACATGTTTGGGGTTAAACTAATTGCTTTCCTCTAGTACGACGAATATGTATTGTCTGTCACTTTTTCTCGCTCAAACCCTGCTTTCGAACGAGAcattgagtatgatgatgatatttttcactttttaattTAACCTTTTTAGTATGAACGTAGATATAAATTGAGGACGAAGAAAACGTACAAGTAACGCAGGCGTATAAATGATGGTGATAACCTTGCCACCTAATTATAATGCTAATCACCAAACTATTATTGGAAAGTaaagtttaagaaaataattgaaatatagACCtatataatttctatttttattatttttaaataatttaatatttgtattttttttttctaatgacACTTTTTGTCacattttaattgtttacagtAGAACCACATAAGAAGAGTAGGGGTAGACCAAGAAAAAAGCATAAGGAGAAAGAAAAAGTGGGTGTAACAACTAGTATATACTATGGTAACCGGTAAAAATGTGAAACAACAAGTATACAAAGATTATATTATAtgtaaataatcaatagtaaggATCATTTATCGCATAtggacaataaaaaaaattatttaagacAATTTTCCTGAGCTTTAATACTTCTATATCATCCATCAAAGAGAGATATTGATTTGTGTAAATATAATTAAGGAGAATTAGAATTTATaacaagattaaaaaaattgttgggTTTGTTtctaaataagaaaatgacacataATAAACGgaataatgaaaatgaaaataaaaataaaattaaagatgttGATTGAACATTAGAGTTGAGTACGATTTGTGTTAGAAATGACATTATTGATTAACTTATTGTCTATCTACTTGATGAAATGAATGATGTTATGTTCAATAGTGTGATGATAATGTTAGTGATTGTGATTTGGATAATATTAGTGATTATGAGCCATAATTATTCTAACAACGGGAAGGGTTATTTTCGATATTTCTAggtaaaataaaatagatgGGTCCGTGGttgattttggttttttatGGGTAGTTAGCAAAATAACAGaaaacacaatcatatatattataattatcattgtaTACGTGACATATACTTCTTAATTGAACAAAAACTAATATAATAGAAAACGCATGCTAAAGTTGAGGTATTAATTTTCAGCCCTTCTTGCATAAGACCGTATCACGGTGATACGACCTCAAACAAGAAGCACAtatgctaaaagtttctattattgggctatttaaatcAGGTATGAGACATATCTCACGGTGAGATTGTCTCATACACGAATCTGTGAttagtttttgaatttttttaacttttcctTTAATAAATAACATATATCCAACTGTCAAATTATATTAAGCACTTTTGTAACAACTAAGTTAAATAATTGACTTATAACAACTAACTGCTCAAACCAGCAACAACATCTAACAGATATTGGTCAAACATACCCTGTTAAGACACAAGAGCCTAAGGTAAAGCTTAACACCAAAGAAAGTCTCAcattaaatttctttattgtatcaacatttttaatttggtctcaaattatttttagggcatgcttggattgggtgtaaatatttaaggggaaaataaaatcaaactaaagaaatgaaagcaaataaaaatgcaTTTGGAGTGGTTGAGATAGTTATGAAGAAGGTAAAATGagtctgaaaaaaaaataataaaggaaaaagaagatgatgTTCTCTATTATGGAGGTAATATATTCTCTCATCCTCTCataggataaatatttacctcATAAAATTGAGAGttctattcatttttcattactttgcaaCTATTCTTCTACCTCTACAACaattaaatttcactaattactcatttatcaactttattttcttactttaacttttttaccccttaaatatttataccAAATTCAAACATACCCTTAGATTCAACTATTTATCTCTgcatatttcaattatttgctAACCCTATTGGCCTTCTTTTTTAGGGTTCTAACTTCTAACCCTACTACgagaaatttatatttatatttttgagttgtgtcaattttttttatgactTCATAGaaatattaaactaatctaaaaaAAGTTCCAATCATAATAGAAATCTTGGCTAAATACTATTTAATCCACGAATGAGAGATCATGAAAtgggttattttttatttcctatGTTAAATACTCGTTTTATTAGATTTATCAAAATTAtgtatcttttaaatttattaaatatattatggctaattttaaaaaaaatacagtgGAATGAATCATATTTGAATTGTGTAATCATATATTTTCATAGaccaactttttataatttttaactataCATACATTAAGATATTATTGATCAAAATTACGAATTAAATTTCGCCAAAAATAAATtgcaacaaatataataaaaggaacaaattaaatattatcTGTGCCCTATAAATTTATTACATCACATTTTAAAATATCAATACATGTGGTGTGATATGTTATAAGTAAAACAActtctttcatttcaaaatatttataacGTTTGTCTTTTCACGCAGTCTAATATAttaattcaattatttatatCTCCAATTATATACAATAAAAAACTTTGAAAATTTAATGGTAATAATCATTACATTGAGACAAATCGTATAAAATTCCATTTAATtagcttataaattaaaaattaattataaattatgaataatatataaataatgcGATATTTCTAATATTGTaagtaatttatataaaaaaaatataatatttgatatGTCAATTTTTTCATAGTCCTCACATGACCAATGATCATCCCAAACGAAGAAAGAAACAGACCCATTGACACTTACCTTAGCTGTAATACCGTATGGGGTAATGCAATCTGACAATCTCATTGTTATTACAATAAAGTaagtaaattattataaaaatatcatcGTGTATTACGCTCATATAAAACTATGAACAGGATCTAAAAAGGGAAGGACAACGACAAtttatacccataaaggagagcgcggtcTAAGGAGTCCCCCGACCGAGAAAGGTAAAGAGATGTATCTGcacgggaaagataaattaaatgcatatagATAAAAACACTtgactaaaaataattaaaaaaataaaaatgaaaacaataatactaataataaacataGAAATCAGAAAAACAAGAGGAGAACACCAATAAGTAATCTAAGAGGAAATCAGTGGTCTAAAACATGAatatgacgcctccaactacccttaTTTCTAATCAGgtcctcaaagaggtttaaattattataaaaatcatttgaaattttagtttatctatttaagatattgttatatttttctttttaatcaaccatttttttcttttttattatttttttaatgtaaatgtTTTTAACATTTTCTCTTATTCACATCAACACGATTGAACTCTTTATGAATACCTTTCACACGATTTAAATTgtatatttttctattaattatATGCAATGTACAACTATGTCGATTTCTTAGAAAGTAATAATATACTGCTTCCGTTATATAATACTCGCTCTTGATTATGACATAttgtttatgaaaatattattatttatccgtacaagtataatggaacgctAGAGAAGAGAAAGTATACATTTGAATTTTGGAATGGCTAACTTGGCCAAAGACAAAGCCGCCAAAAATGGTCCAAAACGTAAACAAAAACATTTCTTAATACAAGACATGGAAGGGTATTCTAGTAAAATTAACTGAAACATTAAACACAATTACCCATGAACTCTTTCAATGttcttaaatttaaattattcttattaattatCGCTTTCAAACCTCTTTCTATCCATGGCCAAAACCAACATTAATTATTCTAATCTTCCCACTTTAAACAAAAGTAAGTATTCTATTGAAAAAACCTAGTTCACACAATTCGTAGTTTGTCCATTactaataaatgaataaatttttaatttgtattattttctttttcttatgaTTTTATTCCTTATTATACTTTCTCTtgatttcatttatttattccTTTTATTTGGTTCTATTCTTAAACTatagataaataatatttttcctGTTGCAACGTTGTTTTTTCACGCAGtttaatacactaatttaattcttatatctctaattatatataataaaaaattataaaaatttgatattaataatctttgtaatgagacgaatcaaacaagatttcacttgattatattttaacctatgaattaaaaactaattacaaattaaaagtaatgaaTAAATAGTATCAATTTTGTTAATATTGCAACTAATTTGGACAGGGAAGTATTAGTTCTTTTAGACAAACAAATAGCGTACTTCATGCTTTTACATGACTTAGTACATATTGCATGaaccatttaattttttatggttgaaaaacaaataattaattggagataaaaaaataatattgaagAGTGAATAATAGCAAAACGGGTTTTAGAGCAAATAATTAGTAATTGATATTAACCAACCTTACGCAATGCTATTAAGTATAATACATAAGGTTCTAAACTAAATtagatataatattttttggtcAATTTatttctaaccaaaattcaattCCATTGGATGGTATATGAGATTTAAATTAGTGATGTTTGTCATATTAATCCAAATATTATGTCAATTAATCATTTTAGCCAAAATTAATGATGGTTAAGAGTTAATTTATCAAGATATGTTAAAAAAGTACTATATTTTCGAGTTGAGGGTTTAATTGTTAGTAACTTTTTAATCTCTCATTACAAAGTAACTTGTGTTTTCATCTAACTCTTCTTTAACCcttataatactttttttgaACTCAACTATCAACTAACTTGTCCACTAACGCTTCTTAGACCGTTAGTCCTTTAGAATAATTTTATAAACGTGATATACCGAATATAGCGATAATTATAGTGCATCAATTTCAAAATGTTTATACTCCacttatttctaaaaatttgtTATACTTTGCATTTTAACCTGACTCAATAAATatactataatttatttttatgataatttcgCTATCACTTACTATTTTCATTCTTATTTAATATCATTTACATAATTTACCTAATTATACAATATCACCATGACAATTTTCAAATATCAAAGAAAGTAGCTAGAATTTATTATCCTCATACCAATACCATGTTCTGCTACTCCTATGTCCTTTAGTACAccaatattattattcatacAAATAAAGTAGTCTTTGGTTACTACCAAAAACTAATTAAATCCATAACAGAAATCAACCAAAACCAATACAATAGTAGTAGAACAACTCTCCCATGTCCATCCCCAATTACATCATCTTCTAGAATTTCATCATCAACCTAAAACGAACCTTCAACAAACTTTCTCTCACCTTCATCTCTTTCTGATCCTTAACAGCAAACCAAACATGGAATAACCCATTTCAACCACCATTACAGAATCTTCTCAACAATGGCGGATTTCAACAGACCCTCAATGTTAGAAGTGGGTTTTCTTCATTCTAAGCTAAAACGAACCTTCAACAAACTTTCTAAGTCATTTTCTCTCACCTTATTCTGTTTTTGATAACCAAACAAGGAAAAACCCATTTCAACCACTATTATAGAATCTTCTCCTAGATAATCGCGCCCAACTATGGCGGATTTGATTAAACCCGTTATTGGTAGAAGAGGGTTCTATGTAAAGATGAGGTTTCTTCATTCTAATCATCATAGACATGGCAAACGTTTCAGTTCTTCCCATTATAATCATTTCTTCTTTAAatgttttaaatggtttttatggtttttcatCTCTGTTTATTTCTTCATCTCTTTTCCTCCATTCAAAACCttctcatcttcatcatctgTAGTTAAATCTCGTTCTCTGGTtgaatcttcatcttcatcatctcctTCTTCGATAGATTTGTTAAAGGGATTGAAGATTTATATCTATGAATTACCAGCAAAATACAATGGAGATTGgttaaaaaatgaaagatgCAAAAAACATTTATTCGCATCTGAAGTTGCTATTCATAAAGCTTTATTAGAAAGCGATGTAAGAACATTTGACCCAAATGAAGCTGATTTCTTCTTCGTCCCTGTTTATGTTTCCTGCAATTTTAGCACCATTAATGGCTTCCCAGCAATCGGTCATGCTCGTACCCTTATTTCCTCCGCCATTAATCTCATCTCCTCTTCCTTCCCTTTCTGGAATCGTACCAACGGTGCTGACCATATTTTCGTCGCTTCCCATGATTTTGGCGCTTGTTTTCATACCATGGTAAAACATAACTGCCATTTTTTAAATCTAATGACACATTTATCcgtcaaaaataataaaatgctaacccatttcatattttgtttgatttttgaagGAAAACGTCGCAATTGAAGATGGAATAATGGACGGTTTGAAAGCGTCgataataatacaaacttttggAGTTCAATATAATCACCCATGTCAAAAAGCGGAGAGTGTGGTGGTTCCACCGTATGTGTCGCCGGAAAGTGTACGGTCAACTTTATCAAGGTGGCCATTAAATGGTCGTCGTGAAATATTTGCATTCTTCAGGGGTAAAATGGAGGTCAATCCTAAAAATGTCAGCGGTCGCTTTTACAGCAAgtactttttctttctcttatttttatttttccattcTTGCCCTTTTCATGTGGTTattattaacaaattttcaaatgttgatgttgagaaTTAAATATAcacttattttcttaaattaataaattataattttaaaatcgtTCTGAATAAATATAAAGTGATCACtgttaaattttgaaataatcaaatcgggatataaactaattatattatgTTATCGTTTCATAGTTAAAACGACTTTATATAAGACttaactaattttttaaatgaaacgtaagaccatttttattgaattaataaaaatgtactatttatatgaatattaatatgTCTAAGGGCGAGACAATCTCACACAAGATGAGTACTAATAAAAACCGTAAAAAAGGTGATATAATAAAtgaattaatatatttggaAAAACTGTAAaatatttcttaaatttttaaacCAATATTAGTATTTGGTTGTTggtgttatttatttttcacaaCTAATTATTGTACAATCAAGTTGTATTTCGCCTCTTTTACAAGTGAAgtgtttccaaaaataaccatataTTCTTTTTTACGTTTTCAAGCCCAATaaactaatatattttttaaaaattcatttgaaaTTTTGTATATATGGGAAAAATTTAGTCATGGATGTGCAATAAATACACCAATTATTTTGAACCGCAATTATTTATCTTTGTATTAATAGAAATAAGCTCTATTAAAtttcaaatacttttttttttttgaaaggattTGATTTCAAATACTTAttgcttttaattttatctatttaattgaaatttagtAGTAAAATTGAGTAGTGAAATTATTGTGTCATTTTATCTAATCATATTATAGAAGTTAATAAGCGTTTGAGGGAAAATTAAATTGCGAGGCATAATTTTGTTATAGGAAATTTGTAGGTAGCGGCTAATAAGAACTAATTTcgaataattataaaatataggcATTTACAATATAGCATATTTAGAGGGAACTACCTTAAATCAAAGAgttattatgattttatgttgaAATTAGTATTATATTATTGCATAAActctaaattatttttactttaaattttaattactctTTATTATGTGTTAAATCCAAGTGAACATTTATTTTACacgttaaaataattaaattcaatCTTTATAGATTAGTGTAAATTGTTGTTACTATATAGAGTACACTATAACTTAATCTATAAGAAATGACATACTAAAATAGAGTATACTTTAAACAAATACTTTGTGGTATTCATCCTAAACAAAGTTGCACCATGTTATTTGTTATTAGTGCGTATGATCATGACCTAAAAAAATTCCCTTTACAACAATGACTCCACTCACACATTCATAATCTTATTTTTACAGTAGTACTTCTATTATTATTCCTTTGATTGTACACATTGGCAAAATCACATGGGGTTGCTAGGTCCGGCTCATAGTTATATGTAACGAGAAACATAGAAACGTTTCATCATCGGAACCCGTCACCATAAAACGCGATTCAAATCGCTTAACATGACGTTCCGGTGtagaaaatcatttttaaaaggtattttaacctttatttacaaattaaagaaaaaaaaaaggaaaaacgagataaaaactaaaaattccaTTTAAAACACTTTcttaaggcaaaaaaaaaattccgtttaattaattttgttttcaaatatattattttatacatgaTGTTCTTGTAATCTATGTTACTTGTACTCTTCTTTTTGCTTCACGTATCCGTGTGCTATCCTTTGTACacggacattggtatgacatTTAGACACTTCAATTTAGGcgtaaaatagaatatttagacTTATTCGACACTTAGACACATACCAGTATCTAACATcaatacccgagtccaagtaacataacTCATAACCAATCGTTCCTAGTCAATCTAGGTTGTATTTTTGACTTGTATTTTCGTTTTCCGTTCCAAATTGAATATCGTTTCATTTTTACAATTCTTGTGTCTATTATCTAATCTGGCATGTCGTTCTatgct
Protein-coding sequences here:
- the LOC130806349 gene encoding probable glucuronoxylan glucuronosyltransferase F8H, which encodes MADLIKPVIGRRGFYVKMRFLHSNHHRHGKRFSSSHYNHFFFKCFKWFLWFFISVYFFISFPPFKTFSSSSSVVKSRSLVESSSSSSPSSIDLLKGLKIYIYELPAKYNGDWLKNERCKKHLFASEVAIHKALLESDVRTFDPNEADFFFVPVYVSCNFSTINGFPAIGHARTLISSAINLISSSFPFWNRTNGADHIFVASHDFGACFHTMENVAIEDGIMDGLKASIIIQTFGVQYNHPCQKAESVVVPPYVSPESVRSTLSRWPLNGRREIFAFFRGKMEVNPKNVSGRFYSKAIRTHIWRKYNNDRRFYLKRHRFPGYQSEIARSVFCLCPLGWAPWSPRLVESVALGCVPVIIADGIQLPFHDVVPWSDISLTVPENDIGKLGQILDHVAKTNLTEIQRNLWDPAVSRALLFNDQIEKGDATWQILRSLAGKLHMAHNKSRVSTQ